The sequence CGCCGGTGGGTAACGATTTCTTTGCCAAGGCCAAATTGCGCATGCCAGGCAATCCAGTGCCGATCACGCTGCAAGTCGATTCTGACGTGCTGGCTTGGTTTCGCCAAACAGGGCCGGGCTGGGAAGAGCGTGTCCGTGCGGCATTGCGAATTTATGCCGAAGCGCACCAATCCAGCTGAGCTGTGCGCGCAGGAAAGCATTTGCGGACTCTTTGTTAAAAAGTTTCCGGTGTCGTCTGCCCCGAGGGGTCGTGCGTTTTTGGT comes from Pirellulales bacterium and encodes:
- a CDS encoding BrnA antitoxin family protein, whose protein sequence is MSNSSRTDWAKVDALSDQTIDTSQVPPVGNDFFAKAKLRMPGNPVPITLQVDSDVLAWFRQTGPGWEERVRAALRIYAEAHQSS